The Cyanobacterium sp. T60_A2020_053 genome segment CGCCCGTGGCGTATAAATACCGCATAATGCTTCAGGAAAGCCTTTTTCCGTATTTTTATAGCAAGTCGCCACCACATCTTGACGGTGATGATTAACTAAATTAGCGATGATGTCAGGTTGCAGATAAGCTAAATCACAGGCAACAATTAACCAATTAACGTGAGGATTACTACGCAAAGCCGTGATAATGCCCGAAAAAGGTCCATGACTTTCTCCCTCATCAACTAAAGTAGGGAAAGAAGCCAAATTACTATTCTGCCATTGTTGTTGGCGCGCGGAAATAAATACCTTTTCGCAAAAATTACCCAAAAGATGATACAAAAACTCCCCATGGGGTTGATTGTGGTAGTCAATTAAGGCTTTATCCCGTTGCATCCTCTGACTTTTTCCCCCAGTCAACACTAAACCGTGAAGGGGGAGGGCGCTTTTTCCGCCCATTTTACTTAACAGTTGCGTATTTTTAATCACGATATTCGAGGATACCGACTTACACATATCATAAATGGTCAGCGCCGCCACCGACACCCCACATAGCGCCTCCATTTCTACCCCGGTTTTGTAAGTAGTTTTTACCTCACATTCAATGGTGACGCAAAGTTTTTCATCAATATTGATGGTGAATTTACAAGATTGCAGGGGTAAAGAGTGACAAAATGGGATTAAATCCGCAGTTTTTTTCACCGCCATTGTACCAGCAATAATCGCTGTTTGTATCACTGGACCTTTTTTGAGGATTAAGTCTTCCCCCTGTAGATAAGGTTTCATTTCTACGGGTAATTGTACCTCGCCACGGGCGCTGGCTTGGCGATAAGTATTATCTTTATGGGAAATATCAACCATATTAGGTTGATTATTTGGATCAAGATGAGTCAACATTGATGTAATATTAAGCTAGTTTGTATTAGGCTTTTAAAAAAAAATAGCATTTTTTCATCGTATTTCGAGCCTCTAACCCGATTACTAGAAATGAAATTAATGTAAAAGGGCAAAGGGCAACGGTAAATTTAAAGATAGCTTCGACTACCATTAAATTTACTCACGTTTTTACATTGACAATGAAATACCTAATTAATTTTGCTTACCCACTATACAAATTTTATCTTAATGATTAAGTCTATCGCTCATTTAGGACCTATTGGCACATATTCCGAATTAGCAACCCTTATTTACGCCGAAAAATTAACCAATACCACTGGGGTAGAAACTAAATTAATCCCTTATCCTAATATCGCTCAAACCTTACAATCCGTAGCGAAAGGAGAAACAGATGTGGCAGTTGTGCCAGTAGAAAATTCTATCCATGGCATTGTCGCCATTACCCTAGATACTCTCTGGGAATTGGATGGTTTACAAATCCAACTGGGCTTAACTTTACCTGTCATACATAATTTTTTGACGAGAGGAAATACCTTAGAAGGAATTAAAACAGTTTATTCTCATCCCCAAGCCTTGGCGCAGTGTCAAAAATGGCTTGATTCTCACCTTCCCCAAGCGCACCTCATCGCTACCGAATCCACTACGGAAGCCTTACACCATCTTAATCAAGAACCGACGGCGGGCGCTATTGCTTCTGAAAGGGCGGCGCAGTTGTATAATGTACCCATTAAAGTTGCCAATATTAATGACTATCCTGATAATTGTACTCGTTTTTGGGTAATTAGTCGAGAAAAAAATCACCATGGCAACCATATTTCTCTCGGTTTTTCCTTCCCGCAAAATCAACCGGGGGTATTAGTTAAACCCTTAAAAATTTTTGCAGAACAAGAGATAAATTTAACGAGAATTGAATCACGCCCCACAAAAAGATTATTAGGTGAATATTTGTTTTTCCTCGATTTAGAAGGTGATACCACCCAAAAGGATATTAAAATCGCTTTAGATCAACTGTCTAGTTTAACTAAAACGTTAAAAGTTTTTGGTAATTATGACGTATTAAAAATTGATAATTGCTCAAAAGGGCAAAGTTAAAAGGGCAAAGGGCAAAGGTTTAAAAAGGGTAAAGTAAAAAGGGCAAAGGAAGTTATTATTTCATAATTCATAATTCATAATTCATAATTCATAATTCATAATTCATAATTCATCAACTCCTACTTAAAATGAGCTTGTAAAACTTGTTGAACGATAGGTCCTGCCACCTTACCGCCACCACCGCCAGAATGCTCCACAAATGCCACCACAACGATAGAAGGATTGTCGTAGGGCGCATAAGCCCCAAACCAAGCGTGGGACTTGCCGGGGGGTGCTTCCGCTGTACCACTTTTTCCAGCCACAGCGATATTAGGTAAACTAGCGCCCCTCCCCGTGCCACTGGTGATGACTGCCCTTAACCCTTGTCTAAGGGTGTTGAGGGTTTCAGGTTTGAGGTTTAGAGATACATTTTTGACTTTATCAGGGTCAAGGTGAAAATGAGGCTTAACACGATAGCCACCGTTAGCTGGTACAGCAAACATCATGGCTACCTGTAGAGGGGTAGCGAGGGTAAAACCTTGCCCGATAGACATATTAATGGTATCTCCTTGAGTCCATTCCCAGTTAAATCGTTGTTGTTTCCAATGCTCATCAGCAATCAATCCCCCACTTTCCTCTTTTAATTCGATGCCCGTTTTACTACCGAAACCGAATTTACGAGACCAAGCAATGAGATTTTCACCGCCCACACCGCGCCCAATTTGACCGTAAAAAGTGTTACTACTCCAAGCCATAGAACGAATATAATTCATCGGACCAAAACCGGCACGATTCCACTCGCCCAGCGCCATCCCCCCCACGCGCAAATAAGCATAGGTAGGTAATACCGTATTGGGGGGAAATTTACCTGTTTCCATTCCAGCCGTAGCGGTGACGATTTTAAAGGTAGAAGCAGGGGGAAAACCGTTGACAGCACGATTAATAAAGGGATTGCCTTCCCCTTGAATTTCCTGCCACATTTCATTGGTAATAGCGCCCGTAAAAATATTAGGATCAAAACGGGGATAACTAACCATCGCTAAAACCTCACCATTACGAGGATCGAGGGCAACTACAGCGCCCTTCCTCTTACCCAATGCGCTTTCTGCCACTTTTTGCAACTCTAAATCAAGGGTGAGAGTAATATCATCCCCCGAAGCAGAGGGTTTTTGTCCTAAACGGCGCACCACCCTACCAGCGCCATCCACTTCTAGCATCATTCCTCCCCATTCTCCCCGTAATTCTTGTTCTAATCCGGCTTCTACTCCCATTTTACCGATTACATCTCCCAAGCGATAACCTTGTTTTTTTAACTCGGCGTATTCTTCGGCGTTGATTTCTCTGGTGTAACCTAAAACGTGGGAAGCGGTTTTGCCTTGAGGATATACCCTCACCGTGTCGATGTCGATTTCTACTTCTTGGAATAAATTGCGGTTTTCTTCAATGGCGGTAATTTGTGCTGGAGTTAAATTACGGGCAATTCTAATTAAAGTGGGGGAATCATAATCTTCTTTCTCCACTTGGGCTTTTAACTCTGCTACCGGTTGCCCTAAAATGTCGGCGAGGAGGGCGCTGATTTCTTGCCAATTTTCCTGTTTTTGCGCCCTCGGTAATATATAAGCGGAATGGGATAAACGAGTTGCCCCCAATACTTTGCCATGACGATCAAATAAACTACCTCTGACGGGCGCTCGGGGAGTAACACGGGTACGATTATTTTCTGCTTTTTGGGTATATATATCCCTTTG includes the following:
- the moaC gene encoding cyclic pyranopterin monophosphate synthase MoaC, producing the protein MLTHLDPNNQPNMVDISHKDNTYRQASARGEVQLPVEMKPYLQGEDLILKKGPVIQTAIIAGTMAVKKTADLIPFCHSLPLQSCKFTINIDEKLCVTIECEVKTTYKTGVEMEALCGVSVAALTIYDMCKSVSSNIVIKNTQLLSKMGGKSALPLHGLVLTGGKSQRMQRDKALIDYHNQPHGEFLYHLLGNFCEKVFISARQQQWQNSNLASFPTLVDEGESHGPFSGIITALRSNPHVNWLIVACDLAYLQPDIIANLVNHHRQDVVATCYKNTEKGFPEALCGIYTPRALDLFTRAEKAQIYCPVKVLQMGNCQLISPQRPSDIANINTPEEYQQVMNYEL
- the pheA gene encoding prephenate dehydratase, translated to MIKSIAHLGPIGTYSELATLIYAEKLTNTTGVETKLIPYPNIAQTLQSVAKGETDVAVVPVENSIHGIVAITLDTLWELDGLQIQLGLTLPVIHNFLTRGNTLEGIKTVYSHPQALAQCQKWLDSHLPQAHLIATESTTEALHHLNQEPTAGAIASERAAQLYNVPIKVANINDYPDNCTRFWVISREKNHHGNHISLGFSFPQNQPGVLVKPLKIFAEQEINLTRIESRPTKRLLGEYLFFLDLEGDTTQKDIKIALDQLSSLTKTLKVFGNYDVLKIDNCSKGQS
- the mrdA gene encoding penicillin-binding protein 2 yields the protein MQLSNFRRKNNFSKKPLTQPSTPAREKEQKLLTVGQKGQPLFILIVITLFLFGAIGSRLAYLQIIQRDIYTQKAENNRTRVTPRAPVRGSLFDRHGKVLGATRLSHSAYILPRAQKQENWQEISALLADILGQPVAELKAQVEKEDYDSPTLIRIARNLTPAQITAIEENRNLFQEVEIDIDTVRVYPQGKTASHVLGYTREINAEEYAELKKQGYRLGDVIGKMGVEAGLEQELRGEWGGMMLEVDGAGRVVRRLGQKPSASGDDITLTLDLELQKVAESALGKRKGAVVALDPRNGEVLAMVSYPRFDPNIFTGAITNEMWQEIQGEGNPFINRAVNGFPPASTFKIVTATAGMETGKFPPNTVLPTYAYLRVGGMALGEWNRAGFGPMNYIRSMAWSSNTFYGQIGRGVGGENLIAWSRKFGFGSKTGIELKEESGGLIADEHWKQQRFNWEWTQGDTINMSIGQGFTLATPLQVAMMFAVPANGGYRVKPHFHLDPDKVKNVSLNLKPETLNTLRQGLRAVITSGTGRGASLPNIAVAGKSGTAEAPPGKSHAWFGAYAPYDNPSIVVVAFVEHSGGGGGKVAGPIVQQVLQAHFK